From Sediminibacterium sp. TEGAF015, a single genomic window includes:
- a CDS encoding DEAD/DEAH box helicase — protein sequence MNFRELGLAEKLLEGIDAMGYETATPVQAQVIQPILEGRDIIASAQTGTGKTAAFLLPIIHKMLTQPHSAHHINALIIVPTRELAIQISETMEGLGYFTDVSCIAVYGGGDGSSFTTEKKALSTGVDMVVCTPGRMIAHLNMGYVKMQEVQYLVLDEADRMLDMGFHDDLMKIISFLPKKRQSLLFSATMPQKMRELARKLLNNPAEINIAVSKPPEQILQQAYVVYEPQKIPLIKYVLSNQTYTRVIIFCSKKQNVKQLASELKRAKLSVEEIHSDLLQDKREQVLQDFRNRKLKILVATDILSRGIDIEEIELVINYDVPNDGEDYIHRIGRTARAATSGTAITFISEAEQKKFLQIEELLGKAVDKLPVPENFGPAPAYTPKARFESKRGNGNRPTNKPRQSQTGGNPNRNNPNRGNQNRPIQKYKAAPNNNKKTGED from the coding sequence TTGAATTTTAGAGAACTCGGCTTAGCTGAAAAACTGCTAGAGGGGATTGATGCCATGGGCTATGAAACAGCCACACCCGTTCAGGCGCAGGTAATTCAACCAATTCTTGAAGGAAGAGACATCATTGCATCTGCACAAACAGGAACGGGTAAAACTGCAGCTTTTTTATTGCCGATTATTCATAAGATGCTTACGCAGCCTCATTCGGCTCATCATATTAATGCATTAATTATTGTACCTACACGCGAACTAGCTATTCAGATTTCTGAGACGATGGAAGGCTTGGGATATTTTACTGATGTGAGTTGTATTGCTGTTTATGGAGGTGGAGATGGGAGTTCCTTTACAACGGAAAAGAAGGCATTAAGTACCGGAGTGGATATGGTGGTTTGTACACCTGGCAGGATGATTGCTCATTTAAATATGGGCTATGTAAAAATGCAAGAAGTACAATATTTGGTGCTGGATGAGGCAGACAGAATGCTCGACATGGGCTTTCATGATGATTTAATGAAAATCATTTCCTTTTTGCCCAAGAAAAGACAGAGCCTTTTATTTTCTGCAACCATGCCTCAGAAAATGAGAGAATTGGCCAGAAAATTATTGAACAATCCGGCTGAAATAAATATTGCTGTATCCAAGCCGCCTGAGCAAATATTGCAACAGGCATATGTGGTATATGAGCCACAAAAGATTCCATTGATTAAGTATGTGTTAAGCAACCAGACCTACACACGCGTCATTATATTCTGTTCTAAAAAACAAAATGTAAAGCAATTGGCTTCTGAATTAAAACGTGCTAAATTATCTGTGGAAGAAATTCATTCTGATTTGTTACAAGATAAAAGAGAGCAAGTATTGCAAGATTTCAGAAACAGGAAATTAAAGATTCTCGTGGCTACGGATATATTGAGTCGTGGAATCGATATTGAAGAAATTGAATTGGTAATTAACTATGATGTTCCCAATGATGGGGAAGATTATATACATCGTATTGGAAGAACTGCACGTGCAGCCACTTCAGGAACAGCTATTACGTTTATTAGCGAAGCAGAACAAAAAAAGTTTTTACAGATAGAGGAATTACTGGGGAAGGCAGTAGATAAATTGCCAGTACCTGAAAACTTTGGACCAGCTCCAGCCTATACCCCTAAAGCCAGGTTCGAATCTAAAAGAGGAAATGGAAATCGTCCAACCAATAAACCCAGACAAAGTCAAACTGGAGGAAATCCCAACCGTAACAACCCAAATAGGGGAAATCAAAACAGACCTATACAAAAATATAAAGCAGCCCCCAATAATAATAAAAAGACCGGCGAGGATTAA
- a CDS encoding lactonase family protein, whose product MKPLKTGLLFLIIVFTQGLSSNAQKPNGQKLLIGSYTNGVVADGIYYYQFNSNGSTDFISKTAAADPSFLAPSLTKPYLYAVNELGNGNGAVSAYRFDKVSGSFQLLNTVLSGGDHPCHISIDAQNRFAFVSNYSGGNFSVMRIETDGKLSNAIQTIQHTGSSVNKSRQDKPHVHSAFISPDEKYVLVQDLGTDLISVYSLNLSNTRPVSEKPISIFQCNPGDGPRHISFHPTKPIVYAVQELTGSVTVLNFTKGILKKMQEVNMFAQGVAKKSGAADIHVSPDGKFLYASNRADFNDLAIFKIAKNGWLQWVGSEPTLGLAPRNFAIDPTGQFLLAANQNSNEVVVFKRNLQTGKLIDTGKRIAVSKPVCLKFID is encoded by the coding sequence ATGAAACCATTGAAAACAGGATTGTTATTCCTAATCATAGTATTCACACAAGGATTAAGTTCGAATGCACAAAAACCCAACGGTCAGAAACTATTGATTGGAAGTTATACGAATGGCGTTGTTGCAGATGGTATTTATTATTATCAATTTAACTCAAATGGGTCAACGGATTTCATCAGTAAAACAGCGGCTGCCGACCCTTCTTTTTTAGCCCCCTCCTTAACTAAACCCTATTTATATGCAGTGAATGAATTGGGCAACGGCAATGGGGCTGTGTCTGCTTATCGCTTTGATAAAGTTTCGGGAAGTTTTCAATTGCTAAACACGGTTTTAAGTGGAGGCGATCACCCTTGTCATATTAGTATAGATGCACAAAATAGATTTGCATTTGTTTCCAATTATTCAGGAGGCAATTTCAGTGTGATGCGTATTGAAACTGACGGAAAGCTGAGCAATGCTATCCAAACCATTCAGCATACAGGGAGTAGTGTTAATAAAAGCAGACAAGACAAACCACATGTTCATTCTGCCTTTATTTCTCCGGATGAAAAATATGTATTGGTACAAGACTTAGGAACAGATTTAATTAGTGTATACAGTTTAAATCTGAGCAACACTAGGCCGGTTTCAGAAAAACCCATTTCAATATTTCAATGCAATCCGGGTGATGGCCCAAGACATATCAGTTTTCATCCCACCAAACCCATTGTATACGCGGTACAAGAGCTGACTGGCTCAGTTACCGTATTGAACTTTACAAAAGGGATACTTAAAAAAATGCAAGAGGTTAATATGTTTGCACAAGGAGTTGCTAAAAAATCAGGTGCAGCAGATATTCATGTATCCCCTGATGGAAAATTTTTATACGCATCCAACAGAGCAGATTTTAACGACCTTGCCATTTTTAAAATAGCAAAGAATGGATGGTTGCAATGGGTGGGATCGGAACCGACACTTGGATTAGCCCCCCGCAATTTTGCAATAGACCCAACAGGACAATTTCTATTAGCCGCTAATCAAAACAGTAACGAGGTTGTTGTATTTAAAAGAAATTTACAAACAGGGAAACTGATCGACACAGGAAAGCGTATTGCTGTATCTAAACCTGTATGTCTGAAGTTTATCGATTAA
- a CDS encoding TolC family protein, which yields MRLFLLFSLSVLGFIPIQAQQQTISIQLEEALSLAQKANQQIKIAQIDQQIASANLKQTEALWLPQVNLSYTAMNTNNPLNAFGFKLQQANVIASDFNPALLNNPGATPNYLTQLSLQQPIVNLDMLQMRKAGEKQVQISTLQSKRTTEAVKMQITQLYLQLDFLYQAVNVVKTALLTSQSIYQFTKNRFDQGLMQKSDLLNVEVQVKNTETRLNELQSTIAYVSDQLSLMMNQPQGIVYKTTSSPLEMPTELLAIIPAERADLKAMQAGLGVYDIAIKGAKMSWLPRLNAFANYQLNDRKALGFNAGSYFAGIQLSWDIMKGNQTKNKIATQTIEKAKLQEQFSARLNQEQSSLHNTIRTIKDARYKFKQLETSIAQADESLRILQNRYQQGLVSTNDILLAQTQLSQQRLQQAEAKLSEQVAINYYDFLTTVK from the coding sequence ATGAGACTATTCTTACTTTTTTCGCTTTCTGTATTAGGTTTTATTCCAATTCAAGCCCAGCAACAGACTATATCTATACAGCTGGAAGAGGCATTAAGTCTTGCACAAAAGGCCAATCAACAAATCAAAATTGCACAAATTGATCAGCAAATTGCAAGTGCCAATTTAAAACAAACAGAAGCATTATGGCTTCCACAAGTGAATCTTTCCTATACGGCAATGAACACGAATAATCCGCTGAATGCATTTGGATTTAAATTGCAACAGGCTAATGTAATTGCATCCGACTTTAATCCAGCGTTATTAAATAATCCAGGCGCTACTCCCAATTACCTTACACAATTAAGTTTACAGCAACCTATCGTAAATCTAGATATGCTACAAATGCGTAAAGCAGGGGAGAAGCAGGTTCAAATTTCTACTTTACAATCTAAAAGAACAACAGAAGCTGTAAAAATGCAGATAACTCAATTGTATCTACAATTGGATTTTTTATATCAAGCAGTTAATGTTGTTAAAACTGCATTGTTAACATCTCAATCAATCTATCAGTTTACTAAAAACAGATTTGATCAGGGTTTGATGCAAAAATCTGATTTATTAAATGTTGAAGTACAAGTTAAGAACACAGAAACAAGATTAAATGAACTTCAGTCAACTATAGCATATGTTTCTGATCAGCTAAGTCTAATGATGAATCAACCACAGGGAATAGTTTATAAAACAACATCTAGCCCACTAGAAATGCCAACAGAACTTTTAGCAATTATACCAGCTGAAAGAGCTGACTTAAAAGCTATGCAAGCCGGTTTAGGTGTTTATGATATTGCCATTAAAGGTGCAAAGATGAGCTGGTTACCACGATTAAACGCTTTTGCCAATTACCAGTTGAATGATCGTAAAGCCTTAGGTTTTAATGCTGGCTCATATTTTGCAGGAATTCAGTTGTCATGGGACATTATGAAGGGCAATCAAACTAAAAATAAAATTGCGACTCAAACAATAGAGAAAGCAAAGTTGCAAGAACAGTTTTCCGCAAGACTGAATCAAGAGCAAAGTTCACTTCATAATACTATTCGAACCATCAAAGATGCTAGATATAAATTTAAACAATTGGAAACATCCATTGCACAAGCTGACGAGTCTTTAAGGATACTACAAAATAGATATCAGCAAGGACTTGTAAGTACGAATGATATATTATTGGCACAAACTCAGCTTTCGCAACAACGATTACAACAAGCGGAAGCTAAACTCAGTGAACAAGTAGCGATTAATTACTATGATTTTTTAACTACAGTTAAATAA
- a CDS encoding efflux RND transporter periplasmic adaptor subunit, producing the protein MNTTNKLIFTGAILSLFALVSCGEKKNQEHTVPNSPVQVIVGTAGTQVANGNFEITGQVEGIQSANISTRVMGTITSMRVKAGDLVKQGQVLFTINATDIKAKSSQTDAMIVQAEAAYKNAQKDYERYTALYKQQSATAKELEQIALQYASAKANLEATKQMKNEVNANLAYTTVTAPFSGVISQKNAETGSIASPGMPILTLEQTGSLQVSAMVPENLIAGISNGQEVEIYVQAVDKKIKGKVIQINPSSQFTGGQYIVKIGMPQAEMKNLYSGMYTKVLVPIKGNSSIDNANINITIPEQALVYKNQLTGIYTISADNTALLRWIRTGKNQSGQIEVLSGLSNGEKYIQSAKGNLYNGVPVTISK; encoded by the coding sequence ATGAATACAACGAATAAACTAATTTTTACTGGGGCAATTTTATCCTTATTTGCCTTAGTGAGTTGCGGAGAGAAAAAAAATCAAGAACATACAGTACCTAATTCACCTGTTCAAGTTATAGTAGGAACCGCCGGAACTCAAGTTGCCAATGGTAATTTTGAGATTACTGGTCAGGTTGAAGGGATTCAATCAGCCAATATTTCAACTAGGGTAATGGGTACAATTACCAGCATGCGCGTAAAGGCCGGCGATTTAGTTAAACAAGGTCAGGTATTGTTTACGATTAATGCCACTGATATAAAAGCTAAGTCTTCACAAACAGACGCAATGATTGTTCAAGCAGAAGCTGCTTATAAAAATGCACAAAAAGACTATGAAAGATATACAGCACTTTATAAACAACAGAGTGCAACTGCAAAAGAATTAGAGCAAATTGCGCTTCAATACGCATCCGCAAAGGCAAATTTAGAAGCCACAAAGCAAATGAAAAACGAGGTGAATGCTAATCTTGCATATACAACAGTTACAGCACCTTTTTCTGGAGTTATATCACAAAAAAATGCGGAAACAGGAAGTATTGCTAGTCCAGGCATGCCTATTCTAACTTTAGAACAAACAGGAAGCTTACAAGTAAGCGCAATGGTTCCTGAAAATTTAATTGCTGGTATTTCAAACGGACAGGAAGTAGAAATATATGTACAGGCCGTTGATAAAAAGATTAAAGGAAAAGTAATACAGATTAATCCTTCTTCTCAATTTACGGGAGGGCAATATATAGTGAAAATTGGTATGCCACAAGCTGAAATGAAAAATCTTTATTCAGGTATGTACACGAAAGTTTTGGTTCCTATAAAGGGAAATTCTTCTATTGATAATGCGAATATAAATATCACTATACCTGAACAAGCGTTGGTATATAAAAACCAATTAACGGGGATTTATACCATTAGTGCAGATAATACAGCCTTACTAAGATGGATAAGAACTGGAAAAAATCAATCAGGACAAATTGAAGTATTATCAGGATTATCAAATGGTGAAAAATATATTCAAAGTGCCAAGGGCAATCTTTATAATGGAGTACCAGTAACAATCTCGAAATAA
- a CDS encoding efflux RND transporter permease subunit gives MEKGLSGNIAKAFLQSKLTILLMVAFLLIGGYSTLLMPREEEPQIQVPMADIFIAYPGASPKEVETKVSAPLEKVISNIKGVEYVYSTSMSGQTMLIVQFLVGEDVERSLVKLYSEIMKNMDKMPQGISMPLIKTRAIDDVPVFGLTLWGENYDDYQLKLVAQELSNELKKSNDVSDINIIGGRSKEVKVVLNKTLMAANRVDFLSIAKSIGGANAQAQSGNFYKNDSSFSVLTGNFLSSADDVASLVIGMNGGTPVYLKQVATVTESPASSNQYVFYGYGHADTAGLKKFTATYPAVTLAIAKKKGADAMKLSDNILAKVASLKKDLIPSDLQVTATRNYGESAAHKVSELLFHLFISIVVVTLFVMLAMGWRGGLVVFLSVPVTFALTLFSYYAMDYTLNRITLFALVFITGIVVDDSIIIAENMHRHFKMRKLPPLQAAIYAINEVGNPTILATFTVVAAVLPMAFVSGLMGPYMSPMPIGASIAMLLSLIVALTLTPYLGYIFLREKEKRGGEHNEHVAHSLEASGIYKIYYSFIQPMLEVRWKRWAFIMGTVVVLFASMLLFYTKSVAVKMLPFDNKNEFQIVIDMPEGTTLEKTNVVAAEIAQYVAKQPMVKNYQGYIGTAGPISFNGLVRHYDLRKGDNVADIQVNLIDKEERSIQSHDIAKSMRGPIQKIAARYHANVKIVEVPPGPPVLSTLVAEVYGPDYKQQIAIGKQIEQLFRNTSDVVDADWMVEDDQSEYRFTVDKEKAMRYGVATAQINAIVAGAVSGMPAGVINAPNAFTQTPIRLQLKEEDKAGINEILELTVTGMQGNTVSLRDIVTVNRQVNDKSIYRKNQKEVVYVMADMAGDLESPFYAISKMSDSISSLKIPAGYSIKEEYTKQPESQDQYSLKWDGEWQITYEVFRDLGIAFAAVILIIYMLIVGWFQNFTVPLVMLAAIPLSLVGIILGHWMMGAYFTATSMIGFIALAGVMVRNSILLIDFINIRLEEGIPLKQAIIEAGAVRTTPILLTAGAVVLGAVIILFDPIFQGLAISLMGGTITSTFLTLLVVPLLYYKMMRNKVK, from the coding sequence ATGGAAAAAGGATTATCTGGAAATATAGCCAAGGCATTTTTGCAATCCAAACTTACGATTCTATTGATGGTGGCATTCTTACTGATTGGTGGGTATAGTACTTTATTAATGCCAAGAGAAGAAGAACCACAGATTCAGGTACCCATGGCGGATATTTTTATTGCTTATCCGGGAGCAAGTCCAAAAGAAGTTGAAACAAAAGTATCAGCTCCGCTTGAAAAAGTAATATCAAACATAAAAGGGGTTGAGTATGTATATTCAACTTCAATGAGCGGTCAAACAATGTTGATTGTTCAGTTCTTGGTAGGAGAAGACGTAGAGCGCTCTCTAGTAAAGTTGTATAGTGAAATCATGAAAAATATGGATAAAATGCCGCAAGGTATTTCTATGCCATTAATTAAAACCAGGGCAATTGATGATGTTCCTGTATTTGGTTTAACACTTTGGGGCGAAAATTATGATGATTACCAGTTAAAGCTGGTTGCACAGGAATTATCCAATGAATTAAAAAAATCAAATGATGTTTCTGATATTAATATCATTGGTGGCCGATCAAAAGAAGTTAAAGTAGTACTTAATAAAACGCTGATGGCAGCGAATCGGGTAGACTTTTTATCTATTGCTAAATCTATTGGGGGAGCCAATGCTCAAGCACAGAGTGGTAACTTTTATAAAAATGATAGTTCTTTCTCTGTACTTACGGGTAATTTCTTAAGTTCTGCTGATGATGTGGCTTCACTAGTAATTGGAATGAATGGAGGAACACCCGTATACTTAAAGCAAGTTGCTACAGTTACCGAATCACCCGCAAGTTCCAATCAATATGTGTTTTATGGCTATGGTCATGCCGATACTGCGGGACTAAAAAAGTTTACAGCAACTTATCCTGCGGTAACGCTTGCGATTGCAAAGAAAAAGGGTGCAGATGCTATGAAACTTTCTGATAATATACTTGCCAAAGTAGCATCTCTTAAAAAAGATTTAATACCATCGGATTTGCAGGTAACTGCAACGAGAAATTATGGTGAATCAGCTGCACATAAAGTATCTGAATTATTATTTCACTTATTTATCTCCATTGTTGTTGTTACTTTATTTGTAATGCTTGCGATGGGTTGGAGAGGAGGATTAGTGGTATTTCTTTCAGTACCTGTAACATTTGCCTTGACATTGTTCAGTTATTATGCAATGGACTACACACTAAACCGTATTACCTTATTTGCATTGGTATTTATTACTGGGATTGTGGTAGACGATTCTATTATTATTGCAGAAAACATGCATCGCCATTTTAAGATGCGTAAACTACCCCCATTACAAGCCGCTATTTATGCTATTAATGAAGTTGGTAACCCAACAATATTAGCAACTTTTACCGTTGTAGCTGCAGTACTTCCAATGGCATTTGTTTCTGGTCTTATGGGACCTTATATGAGCCCAATGCCCATAGGTGCATCTATTGCTATGTTACTTTCATTAATTGTTGCCTTAACCTTAACTCCTTATTTAGGGTATATATTCTTGCGTGAAAAAGAGAAGCGTGGTGGAGAGCATAATGAACATGTAGCTCATTCACTTGAGGCCTCTGGAATTTATAAAATCTACTACTCATTCATACAGCCAATGTTAGAAGTAAGATGGAAGCGATGGGCATTTATAATGGGTACTGTAGTGGTGTTGTTTGCTAGCATGTTATTGTTTTATACGAAATCCGTAGCAGTTAAAATGCTTCCTTTTGACAATAAGAATGAATTTCAAATAGTGATTGATATGCCTGAAGGTACAACGCTAGAAAAAACAAATGTAGTTGCTGCTGAAATTGCGCAATACGTAGCCAAGCAGCCTATGGTAAAAAACTATCAAGGCTATATTGGTACTGCAGGTCCAATTAGTTTTAATGGATTGGTTCGACATTATGATTTACGAAAGGGTGATAATGTTGCTGATATACAAGTTAATTTGATTGATAAAGAAGAGAGGTCAATACAAAGTCATGATATTGCTAAGTCTATGCGTGGACCAATACAAAAAATTGCGGCAAGGTACCATGCAAATGTAAAAATTGTGGAAGTACCTCCAGGTCCTCCCGTATTATCAACCCTAGTTGCTGAAGTATATGGACCTGACTATAAACAGCAAATTGCAATTGGTAAACAAATTGAACAATTATTTAGAAATACATCAGATGTTGTGGATGCTGACTGGATGGTTGAGGATGACCAATCTGAATATAGATTTACTGTAGACAAAGAGAAAGCCATGCGTTATGGTGTTGCAACAGCACAGATAAATGCAATTGTTGCCGGCGCTGTCTCTGGTATGCCTGCAGGCGTAATCAATGCCCCCAATGCATTTACGCAAACGCCTATTCGGTTGCAGTTAAAAGAAGAAGATAAAGCTGGAATCAATGAAATTCTTGAATTAACGGTTACTGGAATGCAAGGTAATACAGTTAGTCTGCGAGATATTGTAACGGTAAATAGACAAGTGAACGACAAAAGTATTTATCGCAAAAACCAAAAAGAAGTAGTCTATGTGATGGCAGATATGGCAGGAGACTTAGAGAGTCCATTCTATGCAATTTCAAAAATGTCGGATAGTATTTCCTCACTTAAAATTCCTGCTGGTTATAGTATCAAAGAAGAATATACGAAGCAGCCAGAGAGTCAAGATCAGTATTCTCTAAAGTGGGATGGCGAGTGGCAAATTACGTATGAAGTATTTAGAGATTTAGGAATAGCATTTGCTGCTGTTATTCTAATCATATATATGTTAATTGTTGGATGGTTTCAGAATTTTACTGTTCCATTAGTGATGCTTGCTGCAATTCCGCTAAGCCTTGTAGGCATTATTTTAGGACACTGGATGATGGGTGCCTATTTTACTGCAACTTCTATGATAGGCTTTATTGCATTGGCCGGTGTAATGGTGCGAAATTCTATTTTGCTAATTGATTTTATCAATATCAGGCTGGAAGAAGGTATTCCTTTAAAACAAGCAATTATTGAGGCAGGTGCTGTTAGAACAACTCCAATATTATTAACTGCTGGTGCTGTAGTACTTGGTGCGGTAATTATATTATTTGATCCCATTTTCCAAGGTCTAGCTATTTCATTAATGGGCGGAACAATCACATCAACATTTTTAACCCTATTAGTTGTGCCATTACTTTATTATAAAATGATGCGCAATAAAGTAAAATAA
- a CDS encoding YgaP family membrane protein has protein sequence MKERIVRAVAGVFVLTSISLAYFIHVNWLLLAAFVGLNLLQSSFTKFCPLECILDRAGIGKSANKPCCTN, from the coding sequence ATGAAAGAAAGAATTGTAAGAGCAGTGGCTGGCGTTTTTGTACTAACCAGTATTAGTCTAGCCTATTTTATACATGTAAACTGGTTATTATTAGCGGCCTTTGTAGGGTTAAACTTATTACAATCTTCGTTTACTAAGTTTTGCCCACTCGAATGTATTTTAGACAGGGCGGGGATTGGTAAATCAGCTAATAAACCGTGCTGTACCAATTAA